The sequence TTTCAAATACACCAAGAATTATCAAATCAACTGTAAGTCCGTGGTATACAAACAATTCAAAGTATTTTGTAAACAGTGAAGGCTCTGAAATTATTCAAAATTTTACAGATGTTGTGGTAGACATGATTGCTACATCTCATGAATCAGGATTAACACAGTCAGTAAACATTACAGAAGGAGGTAGAGGAGGATTAGAACAAATCACAAATAACATTCATTACAGCGCACAAGAAATTGCATTAAAAGCGTCACAGCTATTAGATGCAAAACCTACGAAAGAAGAGAAAGGAACAGTAATAATGAATCCAGACTTTGTGTCATTACTAACACATGAAATATTAGGACATCCATCAGAAGCAGACAGAGTTTTAGGAAAAGAGATGGCATGGGCAGGAGGTGCATGGTGGAAAGGAAAGGTAGGTCAGAAGATTGGATCTGATGAATTGAATGTATTTGATGATCCTACAATCAAAGAAAGTTTAGGATGGTATTATTTTGATGACGAGGGAATCAAAACCAAAAAAACAACCCTGATTGATAAAGGAGTATTGAAAAATCATATGCAAAACAGAGAGACGGCCGTAACATTTGATACACAGCCAACAGGAAACATGAGAGCAACAAACTACAGATTTATGCCATTGATTCGTATGGCATGTACATGTATAGAAAATGGGGATTGGAAAGTAGATGAAATGATCAAGGAGGTAAAAAATGGGTATTTTATTTCAAATATGAAAATTCCATCAATAGATATGAAGCGATATAATTGGAGTATTTCCTGCCAATATGCCCAAAAAATCAAAGATGGTGAGATAACAGATTTACTAAGAGACGTTATTGTTATCGGAACAGCACCTGAATTCTTTAAATCAATTGATGCATGTGGTGATGACTTTACAATAAGACCAATTACTAATTGTGGCAAAGGAGATCCAATGCAATCAATGATAATGGGTAATGGTGGACCAACCATACGTGGAACTGCAACAGTAAAGAGTGTAAACTAAATGAGTCTGGAAACAATCAAACTAAATGTAATCAATTGTATAAAATGTGAACTATGTAAGACAAGAACAAAAGCCGTACCAGGTAAAGGCAATTTTCAATCAGATGTGGTTTTTGTAGGAGAAGCACCAGGAAGAAATGAAGATAAAAAAGGGGAACCATTTGTAGGAGTTGCAGGTAAAAAACTCTCAGATGCACTTGAAGAAGCAGATGTATCAAGGAAAGAAGTGTACATTACAAACATTGTAAAATGCAGACCTCCAAACAACAGAGTTCCAAATAAAATTGAAAGAGAGACATGCCAGGATTATATCAGACAAGAAATTTCCATAATCAAACCAAAAATAATTTGTGTTTTGGGAAATACTGCATTTAATTCAATGTTAGGTGGTTCTGAGATTACAAAATTTCGAGGAAAAGTGGTAAGAAAGGACAATCAGTTATATTTTCTAACAGTTCATCCAGCTGCAACAATTTATAATCAAGAATTAGTAACGGTGTTAAATAACGATATTAAAAAATTATTTTACACAATAAATGAATTAAAAAACAATAAGGAGATACAAATAGACATTGAGTATACTACATAGAGAATTTTATTTACATGATACAGTTACTGTTGCAAAAAACATACTAGGTAAAAAAATTATTAGAAAAATAGGAAATCAAATAATATCAGGAATCATTACAGAAACTGAAGCATACAGACATACAGATGATCCCGCAAGTCATGCATTTAGAAAGATTACAAATAGAAATAAGGTAATGTTTGGAAAAGTTGGTGTTGCATACGTATATTTTACATATGGAATGCATTATTGTTTTAATATTGTAGCAAGGAATCCAAGAATTGCAGCAGGTGCAGTGCTTATTCGTGCAATAAAGCCTGAAAAAGGAATTGATAGGATGTTAATAAACAGAAATAACGTAAATTTGAAAAATCTTACAAATGGTCCTGCGAAACTAGCACAAGCACTTCAGATAACAAAAGAACTTTACGGTCTGGATTTGACAAAAAAATCAAAACTATATATCTCTGATGGAATAAAACCAAAAAAAATCATTGCATCACCAAGAATAGGAATCAAAGAAGCGAAAGACAAATTGTGGAATTTTAAAATAATAATTTAATCTTCTTGGTTCTCATCCAAAGTCCAAGGGGCAAATCTTCCAAGAATTCTTGCCCAATCTAATCTCAAAAGCAACACAATTGCCACAGTCATCATAACTCCAAAAATAATTATTCCAATGTATACAGGAGTTGCATCATCTATATTTTCAAGAAATGGTTCTACTAATGACAGTCCAAGATAATGAGAAATCAAAACTATCACATAACTAAGAACAATTTTTCCAGTAAGAGTTGCAATGAAGAATCGTCTAGGATCATACTTTGCCAAACCCAGTGGAACATATACCAAATCATCAGGAATTGGAGTTGCAGCAGCAAAAAATGCAGCTGCTGCGCCATATCTTTTAACTAATCTTTCAAATGGACGCATTCGTTTTCTAGTCTTTTCATTGATAATTTTTCTTCCTCCATAACTTACATAGAAGATTATTTGTTTTGCAGCAGTAGCAGTAATTGCAGATGATAATGCCAAGATATGAAGATCAAATGTATCACCTACGGACATGGTTGCTAAAAGCAGAAATCCAGGCAATGGAACAAATGGGATTAGAGAGCCAAAGAAATTCACTAAAGATAGACTGAGATAACCCACTTCCGGCGCAAATGGAAACAGGTCAATAAAATCCACAAATCAGGCTTGGTTATAGGCAGTATTTAATTAAAACTAGAAGTAAAATCATTAAAATATCATCCTTTTAACAACACAGCAAATGGAAAAGAAAGACTCTGAAGATATTTGTAATGCAATAATTGCAATTAGTCCGTATATTAGATTTGTAGGCGTGATTGGTGAGAATGGTGTACTATTAGCATATGGACGAAGAGTAGACTTGATTCCACTTTTAGATGAAAAAAATACCCAACATCAATTTTCACACATTGCAATGAAGACAGATCTTGAAGGATTCTTTGATAAAAATCTAGGAGAGATAGAGTTTGTGTGGGAGGAGCGAAAGAAAGTTCAGACTATCTCTTTTGCAATAGACAAGTCTAGAGTTTGGGTGTCAATTGACAAAAAAGTAATTAGATCAGAAGTATTAAGGATAATTGATTCGTGTTTACCGATAGTGAAGAAATTCTCTTAAGATTTGAAGTGTTCCTATTGTCAAATTGATTTGGATTCACTGTAAATGACAGAAGGACTAAAACATATTTTAGAGCATAAAAAGAAAAGACAAAAATAATTTATTCTGCCTGTTTTTTAAAAAAACATGGAAGAATCGGATGAGATTGAAAAATTAATCAACGAGATCACATTTAGAAAATCAAACTCAAAAGATTACCAAAACATGAAAGCAGAAGAGATCAGCAAAGAATTCAAAGAAATAATGAGATATGAACAAGAGTCGTTTAAAAAAATTGAAAAATTTGAAGAGACGCAGAAAAATGCAGAACTAATAGAATATGCGAAAATACTTTGCAGTAACACAGTAGCAAGAGAGATTTCAAACATTCAAGAAGTATATTTAA comes from Nitrosopumilus sp. and encodes:
- a CDS encoding TldD/PmbA family protein: MDSELQEFADKAVRYAGCSGIQYCDVRAETQKRKSVLLENKDVEYIRTTNDRGIGIRLNKEGIWGFCSITNPKSFEQIKDVIDSVIKNISYNTRNKNNIYPNYPDKTKIDFPVLKKPDLEKLVKIGMECSEIISNTPRIIKSTVSPWYTNNSKYFVNSEGSEIIQNFTDVVVDMIATSHESGLTQSVNITEGGRGGLEQITNNIHYSAQEIALKASQLLDAKPTKEEKGTVIMNPDFVSLLTHEILGHPSEADRVLGKEMAWAGGAWWKGKVGQKIGSDELNVFDDPTIKESLGWYYFDDEGIKTKKTTLIDKGVLKNHMQNRETAVTFDTQPTGNMRATNYRFMPLIRMACTCIENGDWKVDEMIKEVKNGYFISNMKIPSIDMKRYNWSISCQYAQKIKDGEITDLLRDVIVIGTAPEFFKSIDACGDDFTIRPITNCGKGDPMQSMIMGNGGPTIRGTATVKSVN
- a CDS encoding uracil-DNA glycosylase codes for the protein MSLETIKLNVINCIKCELCKTRTKAVPGKGNFQSDVVFVGEAPGRNEDKKGEPFVGVAGKKLSDALEEADVSRKEVYITNIVKCRPPNNRVPNKIERETCQDYIRQEISIIKPKIICVLGNTAFNSMLGGSEITKFRGKVVRKDNQLYFLTVHPAATIYNQELVTVLNNDIKKLFYTINELKNNKEIQIDIEYTT
- a CDS encoding DNA-3-methyladenine glycosylase, which gives rise to MSILHREFYLHDTVTVAKNILGKKIIRKIGNQIISGIITETEAYRHTDDPASHAFRKITNRNKVMFGKVGVAYVYFTYGMHYCFNIVARNPRIAAGAVLIRAIKPEKGIDRMLINRNNVNLKNLTNGPAKLAQALQITKELYGLDLTKKSKLYISDGIKPKKIIASPRIGIKEAKDKLWNFKIII
- a CDS encoding VTT domain-containing protein, yielding MDFIDLFPFAPEVGYLSLSLVNFFGSLIPFVPLPGFLLLATMSVGDTFDLHILALSSAITATAAKQIIFYVSYGGRKIINEKTRKRMRPFERLVKRYGAAAAFFAAATPIPDDLVYVPLGLAKYDPRRFFIATLTGKIVLSYVIVLISHYLGLSLVEPFLENIDDATPVYIGIIIFGVMMTVAIVLLLRLDWARILGRFAPWTLDENQED